One segment of Candidatus Zixiibacteriota bacterium DNA contains the following:
- a CDS encoding ABC transporter permease — protein MVFLSLLTESVAALWANRLRSGLTILGMVMGVTSVIAIVSTVEGMQKSIEDVFASMGTNAFMVTRFGFNLTMEEYLERRRRKPLTRGLVDVIEDGCPDCRHIGAQGFAGADVKFGSRRLTGVEIQGQTPAIMDIQNIDVAMGRYLTEEDDVRRQRFAFIGAEIYEKLFDETGDPVGERIRVNAEEFTVIGVAEKLGNSDMIDGIDNFVAIPLSTHQKLFRQPGDPVMLYMDAASAEERERAMDQVRVVLRSARRLTYDDKDDFEVVTPEAILTFVNDVTRAFRVLLVSLPLLSIVVGGIVIMNIMMISVTERTREIGIRKSLGATRRHIMTQFLYESLALSLVGGLMGIAFGVKLGQVILRDLMGILMTPTTLGIILGFGISTGVGLFFGIYPALKAARLDPIKALSYE, from the coding sequence ATGGTATTTCTGTCCCTGCTCACAGAGTCGGTTGCGGCCCTCTGGGCGAACCGTCTTCGCTCGGGTCTCACCATTTTGGGGATGGTGATGGGCGTCACCTCGGTGATCGCGATCGTCTCTACGGTCGAAGGCATGCAGAAGAGCATCGAAGACGTTTTCGCATCGATGGGCACCAACGCCTTTATGGTGACCCGGTTCGGGTTCAACCTGACGATGGAGGAGTATCTCGAACGGCGACGCCGCAAGCCGCTCACCCGGGGACTGGTTGACGTCATCGAGGACGGATGTCCGGACTGCCGTCATATCGGTGCACAGGGGTTCGCGGGTGCGGACGTTAAATTCGGATCGCGACGCCTCACCGGAGTCGAGATTCAGGGACAAACACCGGCCATCATGGATATCCAGAATATCGATGTGGCGATGGGGCGGTACCTGACCGAGGAGGACGACGTCCGTCGCCAGCGATTCGCTTTTATCGGCGCGGAGATCTACGAGAAGCTGTTCGACGAGACAGGCGACCCGGTGGGCGAGCGAATTCGTGTCAACGCGGAAGAGTTTACGGTGATCGGGGTGGCCGAGAAACTCGGCAACAGCGACATGATCGACGGGATCGACAACTTCGTCGCCATTCCGCTGTCGACGCACCAGAAGCTGTTTCGACAGCCGGGCGACCCGGTGATGCTGTACATGGATGCGGCGTCGGCCGAGGAGCGGGAGCGGGCGATGGACCAGGTACGGGTCGTGCTTCGTTCGGCCCGGCGACTCACCTACGACGACAAGGACGATTTCGAGGTCGTCACGCCGGAGGCGATCCTGACGTTTGTCAACGACGTCACCCGGGCATTCCGGGTGCTCTTAGTCTCTCTCCCGCTTCTGTCAATCGTCGTGGGAGGCATCGTCATCATGAACATCATGATGATCTCGGTAACCGAGCGCACGCGGGAAATCGGAATCCGCAAATCACTCGGCGCGACCCGTCGGCATATCATGACCCAGTTTCTCTACGAGTCATTGGCGTTGTCGCTGGTCGGCGGCCTGATGGGAATTGCGTTCGGGGTAAAACTCGGGCAGGTGATCCTCCGCGATCTCATGGGCATTCTCATGACGCCGACTACGCTGGGGATTATCCTCGGGTTCGGCATTTCAACGGGTGTCGGTCTCTTTTTCGGGATTTACCCGGCGCTGAAGGCCGCCCGTCTCGATCCCATAAAGGCGCTCAGTTATGAGTAG
- a CDS encoding efflux RND transporter periplasmic adaptor subunit encodes MAKKTFTTRRIITGLVVIVIVIVVIVNLRSSENGRTMVQADLAYRDNISEIVTASGRIQPQTSVDIVAEVSAEILRVCVNDGDRVSRADLLLLLDTVQAKSDVEQSRFSLDELSARAEAARTQRDKNELEFERQQRLFEQKLTSETAYTDARFAFESSAAEYDAMLAQVKTGKARLEKAEDNLAKTRIVAPMDGVITFVNAEAGEIAQAQTSFTQGKTLMTIADLSVFEVEVDVDETEIARLHLDQRADIRVDAFRDTAFAGRVVEIGNSAKISGQGTDNYMTSFRVKVRFTDSVASVRPGMSATVDIEVASERNALLIPYAAVVTREFDRDSSGTVDDSLDGTLASAGIESDEAPEGSGRPKSAGKVKKSGVFLCENGKARFIEVRTGIADERNIVALSGVSDGDTVISGSFKTLRELTDSTLVVIDERSINVMVERK; translated from the coding sequence ATGGCCAAAAAGACGTTCACGACCAGGCGGATCATCACCGGATTGGTCGTCATTGTCATCGTGATTGTCGTGATCGTAAATCTGCGCAGTTCAGAAAACGGTCGCACCATGGTTCAGGCCGATCTCGCGTATCGCGACAACATCTCCGAGATCGTCACGGCATCGGGACGGATTCAACCCCAGACCAGCGTTGATATTGTCGCCGAGGTGTCGGCCGAGATTCTTCGCGTCTGTGTCAACGACGGTGATCGAGTCTCCCGCGCCGACCTGCTGCTGCTCCTGGACACCGTCCAGGCGAAGTCGGATGTTGAGCAGTCGCGGTTTTCGCTCGATGAATTGTCGGCCCGGGCGGAGGCTGCGCGCACGCAGCGGGACAAAAACGAACTCGAATTCGAGCGCCAGCAGCGGCTTTTCGAGCAGAAGCTGACGTCGGAGACCGCTTACACCGACGCGCGGTTTGCATTTGAAAGCTCGGCCGCCGAGTACGATGCGATGCTGGCGCAGGTAAAAACCGGCAAGGCCCGCCTCGAGAAAGCCGAGGATAACCTGGCGAAAACCAGGATCGTGGCGCCCATGGACGGTGTGATAACATTCGTGAACGCCGAGGCGGGTGAAATTGCGCAGGCCCAGACGTCTTTCACCCAGGGCAAGACCCTGATGACAATCGCGGACCTGTCGGTGTTCGAGGTGGAAGTCGATGTCGACGAGACGGAGATCGCCAGACTGCATCTCGACCAGCGGGCGGACATCCGGGTTGACGCATTCCGGGACACGGCGTTTGCCGGGCGGGTCGTCGAGATCGGCAACTCGGCGAAAATCTCCGGACAGGGCACCGACAATTACATGACCAGTTTCCGGGTGAAGGTGCGTTTCACGGATTCGGTGGCGTCGGTGCGCCCGGGCATGTCGGCGACCGTTGATATCGAAGTGGCCTCGGAGAGAAACGCGCTGTTGATACCGTACGCGGCGGTCGTCACGCGCGAATTCGACCGGGACTCCAGCGGCACAGTCGATGATTCGCTTGATGGTACGCTGGCCTCCGCCGGTATCGAAAGCGACGAAGCGCCGGAGGGAAGCGGCAGACCGAAGAGCGCGGGAAAGGTCAAGAAGTCCGGCGTCTTTCTGTGTGAAAACGGCAAAGCGCGATTCATCGAAGTCCGGACCGGGATCGCCGACGAGCGCAACATCGTCGCGCTTTCGGGGGTCTCCGACGGGGATACGGTCATCTCCGGATCATTCAAGACGCTTCGGGAACTCACCGACAGCACCCTGGTTGTCATTGACGAACGATCCATAAATGTCATGGTGGAGCGCAAGTAA